In a single window of the Drosophila albomicans strain 15112-1751.03 chromosome 3, ASM965048v2, whole genome shotgun sequence genome:
- the LOC117569052 gene encoding uncharacterized protein LOC117569052, with protein sequence MAYHICGATVSFLNLLYSLGYFAIVFADMVTGDVDTRHLYWPWLVVYAVNMCVNTFMFRRYYRAQRVGIWFWFFISFIVLLLHIYKIQSGKLSSTIRTINEFICFYIFITLIIMLCMMSILKEKTDETIEPAKSRRKSGSGAGSSVDEICDAPAAVVMGPPLSITFQHVSPSPAGHDEDCGNDNGSSCDDSDGGHGDCDDGGDCCGE encoded by the exons atgGCATACCATATTTGTGGCGCTACAGTATCattcttaaatttgttgtattccCTTGGGTACTTTGCAATCGTGTTCGCAGACATGGTCACAGGCGATGTCG ACACAAGGCATTTGTATTGGCCTTGGCTTGTGGTGTACGCTGTGAATATGTGCGTCAACACATTTATGTTCAGACGCTATTACAGAGCCCAACGAGTAGGCATTTGGTTTTGGTTCTTTATTAGTTTCATCGTACTTCTATTACATATCTATAAGATTCAATCCGGTAAATTGAGTTCAACTATCAGAACTATAAACGAATTCATTTGTT TTTACATATTTATCACGCTAATTATTATGCTCTGTATGatgagtattttaaaagagAAAACAGACGAAACTATTGAGCCAGCAAAATCTAGAAGAAAATCGGGAAGTGGTGCCGGATCATCTGTAGATGAAATTTGTGATGCACCTGCCGCCGTAGTAATGGGACCTCCTTTATCAATTACATTTCAGCATGTTTCCCCAAGTCCCGCAGGTCACGACGAAGACTGTGGCAACGATAATGGATCTTCATGTGATGACTCAGATGGAGGACACGGAGATTGCGACGATGGTGGAGACTGTTGCGGCGAATGA
- the LOC127564977 gene encoding uncharacterized protein LOC127564977: MAENSSNIKKCANLTAQISVAYSIICMGIEFITAWDSFTGVGMLMTILYFTNMLINWIIGIDNIKFEKIHLIYWFGFTLFLLIIRLACTDYSNLSIGILVFTIFVNVYMLFVLLVILLLSNKMNYSTTDIGSSVTSNHNNLHNDSDSGGFSSSRNINNDSYIAFGIAPTLNDLNNDSQNDFGTSPNFTDLNYESHNMARSADINIIYNVNDPPPSYDDVMNL; encoded by the exons ATGGCTGAAAACTCGAGTAACATCAAAAAGTGCGCAAATTTAACAGCTCAAATTAGTGTGGCCTACTCAATAATCTGCATGGGAATCGAATTCATCACTGCGTGGGATTCTTTCACAGGCG TCGGAATGTTGATGACTATACTCTACTTTACAAATATGTTGATAAACTGGATTATTGGGATAGATAACATAAAATTCGAGAAGATCCATTTAATATATTGGTTTGGtttcacattatttttgttaatcatTCGACTCGCGTGCACTGACTACAGCAACTTGAGTATTGGAATTTTGGTATtcacaatttttgtaaatg TTTATATGCTATTTGTACTTTtggtaatattattattgagtaacaaaatgaattattcaACTACAGACATTGGGAGCAGCGTAACTTCCAATCATAATAACTTACACAATGATTCTGACAGTGGTGGTTTTTCAAGTTCTAGAAATATAAACAATGATTCCTATATTGCCTTTGGTATAGCTCCAACTTTGAATGATTTAAACAACGATTCGCAAAATGATTTTGGTACATCCCCAAATTTCACcgatttaaattatgaatcTCACAATATGGCAAGATCGGctgatattaatattatttacaatgtGAATGATCCTCCTCCAAGTTATGATGATGTTATGAATCTTTAg
- the LOC117569840 gene encoding uncharacterized protein LOC117569840, which translates to MAKEPCTIKSWAIVIALINVFYSLIYMGIEIANVLNEIAEIEMMVVWIMLYTFNFLINLFFTGRKGDWQKALVVIWFIITSIVYILRLVFINYSVLGNKNLIFAICINVYIPFTLVIESLLYYQLANPTTDISSCLCGLKGRRSNVMPETIGQVIVEDLSQSLHCTSAPNNTNLSSCSQNTIRTPYNVMNPPDYNNVVAGQNTHLLNSKN; encoded by the exons ATGGCTAAAGAACCATGTACCATCAAGTCGTGGGCAATTGTTATAGCCCTAATTAATGTGTTCTACTCGTTAATATACATGGGAATCGAAATCGCCAATGTTTTGAATGAAATAGCAGAAA TTGAGATGATGGTGGTATGGATTATGTTGTacactttcaattttttgatAAACCTATTCTTTACTGGGAGAAAAGGCGATTGGCAGAAAGCCTTGGTtgttatttggtttattattaCGTCAATTGTATACATCCTTCGACTCGTGTTCATCAACTATAGCGTCTTGGGAAATAAAAACTTGATATTCGCAATTTGTATAAATG TTTATATACCATTTACACTCGTTATTGAATCATTACTCTATTATCAATTGGCGAATCCAACTACAGATATTAGTAGCTGCTTATGTGGGCTCAAAGGAAGAAGATCGAATGTAATGCCGGAAACAATTGGGCAAGTCATTGTTGAAGATCTATCACAAAGCCTTCATTGTACTTCAGCCCCAAATAATACCAACTTAAGCAGTTGCTCTCAGAATACGATCAGAACGCCATATAATGTTATGAACCCTCCAGATTACAACAATGTTGTGGCTGGTCAGAATACTCACTTATTAAACTCGAAGAATTAA
- the LOC117569841 gene encoding uncharacterized protein LOC117569841, producing the protein MAKESWTIKSWAIVIAVISALYSLIYMGIEISNVMNRIIGPGMLATWTGVYFANILMNAFFMGRKGDWGKSEVVLWIIVTLVVYILRLVLIDYRKISERQLIFAIAVNVYIPLTFVMKALLYYQVANPTTDISTCLFGGGTTNVKSKNTGEVIVEDLSHTLHSTTAPNINNLNNDIEVVCDANDRPPSYKNVLAGQNTNLLSSKD; encoded by the exons ATGGCTAAAGAATCATGGACCATCAAGTCGTGGGCAATTGTCATAGCTGTAATTAGTGCGCTATACTCGTTAATCTACATGGGAATCGAAATTTCCAATGTGATGAATCGTATCATTGGGC cTGGGATGTTGGCGACATGGACTGGAGTCTACTTTGCGAACATATTGATGAACGCGTTCTTTATGGGAAGAAAAGGCGACTGGGGGAAAAGCGAAGTAGTACTTTGGATTATAGTTACATTAGTTGTGTATATCCTTCGACTTGTGCTCATTGATTATCGAAAGATAAGTGAGAGACAGCTGATATTTGCAATAGCTGTAAATG TTTATATACCATTAACATTCGTTATGAAAGCACTATTGTATTATCAAGTGGCGAATCCAACTACAGACATTAGTACTTGTTTATTTGGAGGAGGAACAACGAATGTAAAGTCAAAAAATACAGGAGAAGTAATTGTTGAAGATCTGTCACATACTCTTCATTCTACTACAGCCCcaaatattaacaacttaaACAATGATATTGAAGTTGTTTGTGATGCCAATGATCGTCCTCCAAGTTACAAAAATGTTCTGGCTGGTCAGAATACAAACTTGTTAAGTTCGAAAGATTAA